A window of Streptomyces sp. NBC_01689 genomic DNA:
GACTTGTCACCCTGGTTCTTGCAGGTGGTGTCGCCGCCCGCGAGGTCGTCGTTGCTGGCGAACGCGTCGTTCGCCTGGTTGCCGACGTAGTCGTGCAGATGGTGCGCGCCGTTGGCGACACCGGGCGCGACGATCACGTTGTCGGTGTTGAACTTCTTGTTGGCGTTCACACCGCACGTGCTGCTGAACGTACCGGTCGAGGCGTCGCCCCCGTTGCCCGGCTTCTGCGGCACGTTCGGCTGGACCGTCGTGATGTCGACGAAGTCCGCGGCGACCGGGCCGCTGGCGGGCGTCGCGCCGCCGCCCTGCTGGCCGCCACCGTTCTGCTGCTGGCCCGCGCCGTTGTCGCCCTGCTGCTGTCCGTCGCCGTTCTGGCCACCGGCGTTGTCCTGGGCCGGGGTGGCGGGAACGGCGGTGCAGGCGGCGGCACCGTCGAGCATGTTCGGCGCCTCGGCGCCCGCGTTCTTGAAGCCGAGCTTGATGCGGTCGATGACCGCGCTCCGCTTGTCCTTCAGCGGGCCGAGGACCGCGTTCTGCACGAAGCTCGGGTCCTGCTTCTGGGCCTGCTCGGCCGAGGCGAGGCGTGCGTACGCCTCGGATATCTGCTGGTCCAGGAGGGCGAGTTGCTTGTCGACCTCTCCCTTCGCGGCCTCCGGCACCTCGGTGAGCTTGCTGCCCACGTCGGGGCAGTCGATCGTCGCGGCTCCCGCCGCCTTGGTCTGGTTCTGCTCCCCGGACGAACCGCCCCAGGTCTCGGAGGCCGAGGCATAGACGTTCACCGCCACCAGCCCACCTCCGCCCAGTATCAGCGCGGCCGCGGCAAATGTCGCACGCCGTGCCCCTGTGGGGCGTCTGCGCGTGTTCCGTCTCACGTGTGTACTCCTACGCCTCGTAACAGGCCCGGCATGGAAATCCCCCCTGCCATACGTAGAGGGACCCGAGGGCGTTCAAGCGCCTCATGAATTCACAACGGCCTCATACGCGTCGGCCTCCGGACCACGGCCGCGCGGCCCGGCGGGCCCTCGCTGCGGCGCACCCTACCTCCCGCCCGGCCGCCGAACGGACTGGCCGCCCCCGATATCCGGTCGCCCCGCGAGGGCGGTCGTCCTACCCTCGGCCCCATGAACAAGCCCCTCGTCGCCATCCTCAGCGGCGCCGGTGTGTCCACCGATTCCGGAATCCCCGACTACCGCGGTCCGAACGGACTGTGGCGGCAGGACCCCGAGGCCGAGAAGCTCGTGACGTACGAGTACTACATGGGCGATCCGGAGATCCGGCGGCGGGCCTGGCGGATGCGGCGCGAGACCGGGGCGCTGCGGGCCGAACCCAACGCCGCGCACCTGGCCGTCGCCGAGCTGGAGAAGTCGGGAATCCCCGTGCGGGTCCTCACCCAGAACGTCGACGGGCTGCACCAGCTCGCCGGGATGCCCGCCCGCAAGGTGCTCGAACTCCACGGCACGGCGCGGGCCGTCGTGTGCACCGCGTGCCACGAGAGAACCCCCATGCCGGAGGCGCTGGCCCGGGTCGAGGCCGGCGAGGACGACCCGCCGTGCCGCATCTGCGGCGGCATCCTGAAACCGGCGACCGTGCTCTTCGGTGAGCATCTCGACCCCGTCGTCCTCGGCGAGGCCGCCGCCATCGCCAAGGCCTGCCGGATCTTCATCGCCGTCGGCAGCAGCCTCCAGGTGCATCCGGCCGCCGGACTCGCGGGGGTCGCCGCCGACCACGGCGCCCGGCTGGTCATCGTCAACGCCGAACCGACCCCGTACGACGACCGCGCCGAAGAGGTCGTACGGGAACCGATCGGCACCGCCCTCCCCGCACTGCTGCGCGGGCTGACCAAGGAGAGCAACCACTGATCGAAATAGCGGGCTTCCTCCAGGAGGGCCGGCCCGACGCCGAACTCACCACCATGGCCCGGGAGCCTCGACGAGGCAAGGAACGCACTGCGCTGATGACCAGCCCTTCCCACGTGGACAACGACCGCGGGTGCCTGCGCCTGGTCCTCGCCGTCCCACTGATCCTGCTCACCCTTGTCGCCGCGTACTTCTGCTGGACGGCACTGACCATCCGTCCGTCCGGGCCCTGGGACGACGACGCGTATGCCGGCATCGTCCTCTCGTGCGTCCTCACCATCGGAGCCGCCGGTGCGGCGGCGGTGCTGTGGCTGCTGCCCTCGGTACGACGGATCATGGGGTGGTGGTGGGTGGGCCCCGCCGTGCTGCTGGGTGTGATCGCGGCTGTCCGATGGGCGACGGGCGGCTGAGCCACCCGTCGTCCTCGGCGAGGCCGCCGCGACCGGCACGGCCTGCCGGCTCCTCATCGCCGTCGGCGGCGGCCTCCGGGCGCCATCCGGCCGCCGGACGGGTCAGAACAGCGCGGAGCCGCGTTCGAAGTCAAGGAGGCGGCGCTTGCGGTCCAGGCCGCCGCCGTAGCCCGTGAGGCTTCCGTCGGCGCCCACCACGCGGTGGCACGGGACGATGACGCCGACCGGGTTCCTGCCGTTGGCGAGGCCCACCGCCCGGGAGGCCTTCGGGTTCCCGAGGGCGTCCGCGAGTTCCCCGTACGAGCGGATCTCACCGTAGGGGATCCGCACCAACTGCTCCCAGACGCTGCGCTGGAAGGGGGTGCCGGCCAGCCGCATCGGCAGGTCGAACTCCTTGAGGTCGCCCGCGAAATAGGCCGTCAGCTGGCGCTTCACCTCGGGCAGCAGCGTGTCGTCGCGCGCGCCGAAGTCCTCCTGGGGCGGACGGTGGCGCTGCCCGACCATGTAGAGGCCGCACAGGAGGTCGTCGTCGGCGACGAGGGTGAGGGGTCCATAGGGGCTGTCGGTGACCGTGTGTCGTTTCACTGCGTGTCCTTGGTGCCGGCCCGTGACGGGTTCGACGGGCTCATACGGGAAGGAAGTTGATCGGGTGGCTGTCCGTCGCCCACAGGTACTGGACCGCGTACGCCCGCCAGGGCCGCCATGCCGCCGCGCGGGCGGTGAGGGCGGCGGGCGTCGAGGGCAGACCCAACTCCCGGGCGGCGCGCCGGACTCCGAGATCGGTGGGGAGGAAGGCGTCGGGGTCGCCGAGGGCGCGCATCGCGATGACGTCGACCGTCCAGGGGCCGAAGCCGGGGAGGCCGAGGAGTCGCGCTCGCGCCTCCGCCCAGTCGCTCTCCACCCCCAAGTGCAAGGTGCCGTCCGCGAGTTGGCGTACCAACGTGGTGAACGTGGCGCGGCGGGTGCGGGGCATGGCGAGGGTTTCGGGGTCCACCGCGGCCAGCGCGTCGGGGGACGGGAAGAGATGGGTGAGGCCGCCCTCGGTGTCCTCGACCGGCTCGCCGTGCGCGGTGACCAGGCGGGCGGCGTGGGTGCGGGCGGCGGCTGTCGAGACCTGCTGGCCGAGCACGGCCCGTACGGCGAACTCGGCCTCGTCGACGGTGCGGGGCACCCGGCGTCCCGGCGCCTTGTCGACGAGCGGGGCCAGCAGCGGATCGGTGCGCAACTGGTCGTCGACGGCGACCGGGTCCGCGTCCAGGTCCAGCATGCGGCGGCACCGGCTGATGGCGACGGTGAGGTCGCGCAGGTCACTGAGGCTGAGCCGGCAGCCGATGTGGTCGGCGTGCGGGGTGAGCGCGACGATGCCATGGCCGTAGGGCAGCCGCAGGGTGCGCCGGTAGGAGCCGTCGCGCCACTCCTCGACACCGGGCACGGCCGTCGCCACGAGGTGGCCGAAGAGGTTGTCGGGGTTGAGCGGGGCACGGAACGGGAGCCGCAGGGACAGCGCCCCCGACGCGGTCGCCACCGCACCGGTCACCCCGTCCGTCCGTGCTCCCGTCCCTCCGCCCGGCGCCACCGTCCGGCTCGCCCTCGCGACGGCCGCCGCCCGGTTCCTCGGGAGACGGTCGCGCAGTTCACTCGGTGAGAGCGCGAAGACCTCGCGCACGGTGTCGTTGAAGGTACGGATCGACGAGAAGCCCGCCGCGAAGGCGATCTCCGTCATCGGGAGCGGGGTGGTCTCGATGAGCAGTCGCGCGGTCTGGGCGCGCTGCGCCCTGGCGAGCGCGAGCGGCCCCGCGCCCAGCTCGGCCAGCAGTTGCCGCTCTGTCTGGCGGGTGCTGTAGCCGAGCCGCCCGGCCAGGCCCGGGACGCCCTCCCGGTCCACGATCCCGTCGCCGATCAGGCGCATCGCACGGGCCACCAGGTCGGCGCGCTGGTTCCACTCGGGAGAGCCGGGGCTGGTGTCCGGGCGGCAGCGCTTGCAGGCACGGAATCCCGCCTGCTGGCAGGCCGCCGCGCTCGGGTGGAACGTCATGTTCTCCGGCTTCGGCGGCACGACCGGGCAGCTGGGCCGGCAGTAGATCCCGGTGGTCAGGACGGCGGTGAAGAACCAGCCGTCGAAGCGCGCGTCCTTCGACCGGACGGCGCGTACGCAGCGCTCGGTGTCGGTGTGCATCCCGTTCCGCATGTCTCCAGGATCGGGCACGGGAGAGGACTGGGCTGGCGAGAATCCGACATCAGCCTCGCCGGGCCTCGGACGGCCCGTCCCACCCGCCGCGGCCCTCACCCCCGCCCTCACAGCGCCGCGCGGCCGCGCTCCCCGCGGCCTGAACCTCCCGTCGCGGTGCGTCGGGACCGATGCCCGCGGGAGGGACCGTGTCAGCGGGGTTCCTCACCCTGGGCCACCTCGACCTCGTGGTGGAAGGCGAGCACACCGGTGGACGCCGTCCCGGCCGAGACGGATGCGCAGGCCGCCAGCAGGAGGGCGATCCAGGGCGCGGCGCGTCGGCGCCGGCGGGGGGCGGCGAGCAGGGCCGCGACCCGCTGGGGTACCGGTCCGGTGGTCGCCGCGGGGGCGAAGTCGGGGCGGCCGGAGCGCGCGGAGGACGCGGCGAGGGCGGCCCGCGCGATGGCCCGCGCGGTCAGCCGCCGGTCCCCCACCACGGCCGCCGCGGCCTCGTCGGCGGCGCGTTCGGCGGCGAGCGCGATGTCCGCGCGGACCGGGCGGAGCCCCGGATGACAGTGCGCGGCGAACTCGGCGACGACGAGGAACCGGTGGTGGCCGGCGGCGTTGTGGGCCCGCTCGTGGGCGAAGAGCACCTCGCGTTCGTCGGCGCCCAGGCTGCGCAGCATCCCCGTCGTGACGACGATGCGGTGCGGGCGGCCGGGCAGTGCGTACGCGTCCGGACGGGGCGACTCGATCACGCACAGGTCGCCCGCGACGGGCCGGCAGTCCGCCTCGGTGCGGGCCGCGCGGAAGGCACGCAGCTGCCGCAGGGCGGAACGGACGAGCGTCGCGGCGCCGAGGGTCAGCAGACCGGTGGCGGCCGCCGCCAGCGGCAGGACGACCAGGTCGGAGGGGGTGCGCAGCGGCCGGACGAACTCACCGAGACCGGCGAGGAACGGCAGTTTGAGCAGGCCGGTGAGGACCAGCGCGCCGAGGGCCGCCACGGCGGAGGCCGCCAGTACGAGGACCGTGAGGGTCAGCGCCCACAGCGCGGCGGCCGGCGCGAGCCGGTCTAGGCAGCGCCGCGCCGCCGCCGGTACCGCGAAGGGCACCAGGAGCGGGATGAGCAGCAGAGCGGTCATGACCCACCGATCGTAGTCGCGTGTCGGTCTTGCGGGTTTCGGGTCCGGGTCCGGGTCCGGGTCCGGGTCCGATTACAGGTTCCAGGCCGGGTTCTGGTTCTACTCGCCGCGTCCGCGTTCCGGTCGCCGTCCGCCGGGGCCGGACAGTCCGTCCGGCGCCGGTCGTCCGTCCGGTATCGGTTGTCCGGGCGGGGTCGGCGGACCGTCCGGTGCCGGCCGGTCGTCCCGCCCCGAAGGCGGCCCCTCCGGTTCCAGCAGGCCGCGCAGGAGGCGCTCGTCGTCGGGGCTGAGCTGGGCGACGAACCGGGCCAGCGCCGTCTCCCGGTCCTCGTCCCGGTCGAGTTCGGTGTGCATACGGCGTGCGGTGAGCCCCTGCGGGTCCTGGACGGGGAAGTACGCGAAACCGCGGCCCTGCCGCTCCCGGCCGGCGATCCCCTTCTCGTACAGCCTGGACAGGATCGTCGTCACCGTCGTGCGCGCCAGGCCCGTCCCCAGCCGCGTCTGCACACCGCCCGGCGTGAGCGGCTCGTCGGCGGCCCAGAGGGCGGCCATGACGGAGGCCTCCAGCTCACCCGCCGGCCGGCGTTCGTCCTTCGCGCTGGTCATGGGAACGATCCTCACCCCGATATCGTCTACAGTTCCGTAGACCGTCTACAACATTGTAGTCACTGGGGTGTCCTCAAGACCACACCAGGCCCTGTCCAGTATGGGAGGACTCGCGACGATGGCCGCATCCTTGTTCGCAGCGTCACAGCTCGGGGCGCGTCCCGGCGCGCACTCCGGACCACCGCTCGGAGCCCTCGTCCGGCGCCTCGGCCTGCCCCGCTCCGTGGAGAGGGGTGCGTGGGGATGACGCTCGCGTTCGACGGGTCGTCGATCGACGGCTCCTCCTACTCCTACGTCGTGGGCCTCGCCCAGGACGCCCCGTCGTGGCTGGACACGCTGGTCCGGGACTGGTCGACGTACGGTCTCGGGCTGTTCGCCGTCCTGATGCTCCTGGGGTGGTGGCAGGCCCGGCACCACAGCGCCCGGGCCGCGGTGACCGCGCTCATGGTGCCGGTGGTCGTCGTGGTGGCGTACGGGGTGAACTCGGTGTTCAAGCTGCTCGTCCGTGAGGACCGGCCCTGCCACAGCATGCGGGTGCGGACGCTGGAGGCGTGTCCGGCGCCGGGCGACTGGTCGTTCCCCAGCAATCACGCGGTCGTGGCCGCGGCGGCCGCGGTCGCCCTGCTCCTCGTCTCCCGCCGCCTCGGCACCGTCGCCCTGGTGGCGGCCTGCGCGATGGCGGCCGCGCGGGTCTGGGTTGGCGCCCACTATCCGCACGACGTGGTCGCCGGCGTCCTGGTCGGCACGCTGATCGCGAGGACCCTGACGGCGTTCCTCGCCAGGGTCTCCGACCCGCTCGCCGAGCGGCTGACGCGCTCCCGGCTACGAGCGCTGCTGGTCCCGGCGTGACCCACGCCCCGGCATCGGGGGGGTGGCGCCAGGCCGTACTCGACGACGGCTCGGGCACCGACCGGGGAGGGCACACGTACGCCCCGGACCCGGACACCCCGGACGCCCCGGACGGCGGGCGCACGGACGGGAGGCGCACCGGACGGCAGGCGCGACGGACGGCAGTGACGTCACGGCCGGGGCGCGCCCACGGCCGCGGAATCCGGAACACGTCCCGACCGCGCCGCGCCCGCTCAGAGCACCCGGCGACGTGCGAGGAGTGCCAGCACGGCCAGGCCCGGCACCAGGGGCAGCCACACCGTCAGGAGCCGGTAGCCGAGGACCACGGACGCCGCCGTGCCGCCCGGCGCTCCGGTCAGGGTGAGGGCCACGGCGAGGGCCGCGTCCAGCGTCCCGATCCCGCCCGGGGTGGGCAGCAGGACGGCGGCACTGCTCGCCACGAGGTAGGCCAGCGCCACCCGGGCCGGTGACAGCGGCAGTCCGAGCGCCTGGGCGACGGTGACGACCACCGCGGCGTGCAGCGCGGCGAAGGCCAGCGAGCCACCCCACAGCGCGGCGGCGCGGGCCGGGATCGCGTGCACGGCGCGTACGTCCGCGAGGACCGCGCGGACCGCGCGCCGGGGCGGTCCCGGCAGGAGCACGACGACGGTCACGGCGCCGACACCCGCGATCGCGACGGCGGTCACGGAGGCGTCCGGCGGCCGCAGTACGCCGGGGCAGGCCGACGCGAGCGCGGCGATCAGGACGGCGCGCGCGACGGCCCCGGCGGCGGCCTTCACGCCGAGCGCGGTCGCCGACCGGGCGACCGTCAGTCCGCACCGGGTCAGGAAGCGCAGGCTGACCGCGCCCGCGCCGAGACCCGCGGGCAGCACGTGGTTGGCGGCGGACGCGGCGAACTGCACGGCGACCAGCCGGCCGGCGGGCAGTCGCCGGGGCACCGCGCCCTGCTGGGCGAGTGCCGAGCAGACCCAGGTGGCGCCGGTGGCGAACGCCGCGAGGGACAGCCAGCCGTGGTCGGCGACGGCCAGCCGGTCGGTCCCGGTCTCGATCACCGGCCAGTGCCGCCGGGCGAGCCCCGCCACGACCGCGAGGACGGCGAGGGTCAGCGCGGCGTGCAGGAGAACCCGCCTGTTCAGGACCGGCGCGGTGGTGCCGGGCGGAAGAGAGGTCACGCCGCTCGGCCTCCTCGTACGGCCGGGGCGAAGGGCTCGCCCGCCCCGGGGACGGGCGCGGGCACACCGACCGCCCCGGGGCCCGAGGCGCCGGACGGCGTCCGCCGCACGGCCGCTCCCGCCCGTACAGCCCGTACGCGCCGGACGGAACGTACGGCTTGTATGGCTTGCACGACTTGTACGACTTGTACGGCTCGCACGGGGAGTGGGGTGCCGGGGCGCGACTGATGCACGGTCTCGACCATCTTCCGCCTTTCACCCTACAGAGCGTAGGGTTTTCCACCCTACAAGACGTAGGGTGGAAGCCGGAAGCCGCGAGGGGATGGGGGCGGATCGGGGCAAACGGGTGGGGGCGCACTCCGTCAGCCCTCACCACTGTCCGCACCCCTACGCGCTGTAAGGTGACGAACATGGCTGGCACAGTCCCTCACGGGAGGGCGGAACGGCGCGGCGCCGGCGCGTTGGAGAGCGAGGTCCTCGCCACCCTCTGGGCCACCGACGAGGCCCTCACCCCCGCCGAGATACAGAGCGAGATCGGCGGCGGTCTCGCCTACAACACCGTGCACACCATCCTCAAACGCCTCTACGACAAGGGTCTGGTGCTGCGTGACGTCGACGGCCGGCGCGGCGCGTACCGGCCCGCCAAGAACGCGGCCGAACTGACCGCGGAGGCCATGCACGAGGCACTGGACCGCGGGCCGGACCCGATCGCGGCCCTGCAGCAGTTCGTCACCGGGCTGAGCCCCCGGGAGGAAAAGGCCCTCCGCGACCTCCTCGGGGGGAGCGGTCCGTGAGGATCGACGTCTACGTCCCCCTCGTCCTGCCGTTGCTGCTGACGGCCGCCGCGGCACAGGTGGGCCGGCGGCTCTCCCCCGCGCCGGCCGCCCGCCTCCTCACCGTCACGGCCGTCCTGACCGCGGCCGCCTCCACCTGGGCACTGCTGCTGCTCGCCGCGACCCTGCTCGGCGAGGTGCCGTTCGTGGCCCTGGAGACCGGGGAGACGGGCAGGCGTCCGCCCGAACCGGTGCCGGTGGCGATCGCCGTCGCGGCGATCACCCTCCTCTCGCTGATCGCCTGCCGGTTCGTAGGGGCCCTGCGCGCCCACCGTGCGACCCGTCGTGCCCTTGAGCGGCTGAGCGCCGGGCATCCCGCGGACAGCGAGCTGATCGTCGCGGCGTCCTCGACCCCGCGGGCCTTCGCGATCCCGGGGACACCGGGCCGGATCCTGGTCACGTCCGCCATGCTCGGCGCGCTGG
This region includes:
- a CDS encoding SIR2 family NAD-dependent protein deacylase; the protein is MNKPLVAILSGAGVSTDSGIPDYRGPNGLWRQDPEAEKLVTYEYYMGDPEIRRRAWRMRRETGALRAEPNAAHLAVAELEKSGIPVRVLTQNVDGLHQLAGMPARKVLELHGTARAVVCTACHERTPMPEALARVEAGEDDPPCRICGGILKPATVLFGEHLDPVVLGEAAAIAKACRIFIAVGSSLQVHPAAGLAGVAADHGARLVIVNAEPTPYDDRAEEVVREPIGTALPALLRGLTKESNH
- a CDS encoding methylated-DNA--[protein]-cysteine S-methyltransferase; this encodes MKRHTVTDSPYGPLTLVADDDLLCGLYMVGQRHRPPQEDFGARDDTLLPEVKRQLTAYFAGDLKEFDLPMRLAGTPFQRSVWEQLVRIPYGEIRSYGELADALGNPKASRAVGLANGRNPVGVIVPCHRVVGADGSLTGYGGGLDRKRRLLDFERGSALF
- a CDS encoding DNA-3-methyladenine glycosylase 2 family protein, yielding MRNGMHTDTERCVRAVRSKDARFDGWFFTAVLTTGIYCRPSCPVVPPKPENMTFHPSAAACQQAGFRACKRCRPDTSPGSPEWNQRADLVARAMRLIGDGIVDREGVPGLAGRLGYSTRQTERQLLAELGAGPLALARAQRAQTARLLIETTPLPMTEIAFAAGFSSIRTFNDTVREVFALSPSELRDRLPRNRAAAVARASRTVAPGGGTGARTDGVTGAVATASGALSLRLPFRAPLNPDNLFGHLVATAVPGVEEWRDGSYRRTLRLPYGHGIVALTPHADHIGCRLSLSDLRDLTVAISRCRRMLDLDADPVAVDDQLRTDPLLAPLVDKAPGRRVPRTVDEAEFAVRAVLGQQVSTAAARTHAARLVTAHGEPVEDTEGGLTHLFPSPDALAAVDPETLAMPRTRRATFTTLVRQLADGTLHLGVESDWAEARARLLGLPGFGPWTVDVIAMRALGDPDAFLPTDLGVRRAARELGLPSTPAALTARAAAWRPWRAYAVQYLWATDSHPINFLPV
- a CDS encoding M48 family metalloprotease, with product MTALLLIPLLVPFAVPAAARRCLDRLAPAAALWALTLTVLVLAASAVAALGALVLTGLLKLPFLAGLGEFVRPLRTPSDLVVLPLAAAATGLLTLGAATLVRSALRQLRAFRAARTEADCRPVAGDLCVIESPRPDAYALPGRPHRIVVTTGMLRSLGADEREVLFAHERAHNAAGHHRFLVVAEFAAHCHPGLRPVRADIALAAERAADEAAAAVVGDRRLTARAIARAALAASSARSGRPDFAPAATTGPVPQRVAALLAAPRRRRRAAPWIALLLAACASVSAGTASTGVLAFHHEVEVAQGEEPR
- a CDS encoding phosphatase PAP2 family protein; the encoded protein is MTLAFDGSSIDGSSYSYVVGLAQDAPSWLDTLVRDWSTYGLGLFAVLMLLGWWQARHHSARAAVTALMVPVVVVVAYGVNSVFKLLVREDRPCHSMRVRTLEACPAPGDWSFPSNHAVVAAAAAVALLLVSRRLGTVALVAACAMAAARVWVGAHYPHDVVAGVLVGTLIARTLTAFLARVSDPLAERLTRSRLRALLVPA
- a CDS encoding lysylphosphatidylglycerol synthase transmembrane domain-containing protein, with the translated sequence MTSLPPGTTAPVLNRRVLLHAALTLAVLAVVAGLARRHWPVIETGTDRLAVADHGWLSLAAFATGATWVCSALAQQGAVPRRLPAGRLVAVQFAASAANHVLPAGLGAGAVSLRFLTRCGLTVARSATALGVKAAAGAVARAVLIAALASACPGVLRPPDASVTAVAIAGVGAVTVVVLLPGPPRRAVRAVLADVRAVHAIPARAAALWGGSLAFAALHAAVVVTVAQALGLPLSPARVALAYLVASSAAVLLPTPGGIGTLDAALAVALTLTGAPGGTAASVVLGYRLLTVWLPLVPGLAVLALLARRRVL
- a CDS encoding BlaI/MecI/CopY family transcriptional regulator translates to MAGTVPHGRAERRGAGALESEVLATLWATDEALTPAEIQSEIGGGLAYNTVHTILKRLYDKGLVLRDVDGRRGAYRPAKNAAELTAEAMHEALDRGPDPIAALQQFVTGLSPREEKALRDLLGGSGP
- a CDS encoding M56 family metallopeptidase; protein product: MRIDVYVPLVLPLLLTAAAAQVGRRLSPAPAARLLTVTAVLTAAASTWALLLLAATLLGEVPFVALETGETGRRPPEPVPVAIAVAAITLLSLIACRFVGALRAHRATRRALERLSAGHPADSELIVAASSTPRAFAIPGTPGRILVTSAMLGALEPAERRVLLAHERAHLTHRHAALSTAVTLAAAANPVLGPVRTAVAFQVERWADEEAARSVGDRRTTARALARAALVAQRARPGCALNFSENAVTRRIAALQTAPPPDLWSLGFAVLALAALSTLGALDATGDLLRLLSETLPD